Genomic DNA from Methanosarcina sp. MTP4:
TGAGAATATGGGAATGCCAGGTTCATATTTTTCCAAAGGGTTGCGTTGTATCGTTCAATTCTTTTGTCCCCATTTTGCATCGTAATTACAATTATTGAGTGGTAATTGTACACAACGCATATGTAATATAATTGTGTCAATTTCTTATACAATACATTGCTATTGTAACACTGTTGTAATGGCAATTACACGACGAAAAAGCACTGTAAACGCAACGGTGTCTCCAATCCTTGCGAAAAAAATAGACGAAGGGATAACATCCGAAAAATATTCGAGCCAGAGTGACATCGTTTCAATTGCATTAGCAGAGCATTTCGTCCACGAAGAACAGCGCGAACACGAAAAAAAGATGGCACAATTGTATCAAGTTCTTGTAGAACACGAGGAAGGCAGGGCACTCCTGGATGAAGTTCCAAGGACTGCAAAAGAAAAAGCTGAGGCATTGACTAAGGCTGGAATTGCGCATGTTGAAGCTGGAGAATATGAGGAAGCTAAGAAGTGCTTTGCAAAAGCGAAAGAACTTGAAGGGAAAGATGATCTGCCTTCGACTATGAAAAGCAAAGTTGTGATTGAATAATATTTTTTCGTTCAATCAACTGTTTATATATAATCAAATTGAAAACGTGAGTACAATGAGTAACAAGAAAAAGAAAATAAAAAAAAAATATCGTTTTGAAATTGCGTACTTTTTGTTAGTTATTATGTTTTTTACAATGTACTTTATAGAATTA
This window encodes:
- a CDS encoding tetratricopeptide repeat protein, whose protein sequence is MAITRRKSTVNATVSPILAKKIDEGITSEKYSSQSDIVSIALAEHFVHEEQREHEKKMAQLYQVLVEHEEGRALLDEVPRTAKEKAEALTKAGIAHVEAGEYEEAKKCFAKAKELEGKDDLPSTMKSKVVIE